One region of Microbacterium rhizosphaerae genomic DNA includes:
- a CDS encoding carbohydrate ABC transporter permease encodes MARGTKARTRANLTAYGFSAPYVVLLLAFGILPTAYAIYESFADLQGGRRGFDLSNYVAVLSDFRFWPAVGNVMTFMVIWIPIMLGGSLLFALLLHERVGRASGALRLIYFLPGAVTGSAAVLLWYFMLQPDLSPFAPLLHAMGWHNTNDVFTNAHLPFIFATIAFMTGVGSWIVIMFGALQAIDLDVIEAARVDGAGPIRIAMSIKLPLIGKYIVYMLILCFAGAVQIFVEPSLFYGITQAGSNWWSLNQLGYVFAFQQGQFGQAATVSVILLVVSTVVALLFVQRSRFFQTEAD; translated from the coding sequence ATGGCACGAGGGACAAAGGCGCGGACGCGGGCGAATCTCACCGCGTACGGTTTCTCCGCCCCCTACGTGGTGCTGCTGCTGGCATTCGGTATCCTGCCTACCGCCTACGCGATCTACGAGTCGTTCGCGGACCTGCAGGGCGGGCGGCGCGGGTTCGACCTCTCCAACTATGTCGCCGTGCTGTCCGACTTCCGGTTCTGGCCGGCGGTCGGCAACGTGATGACGTTCATGGTCATCTGGATCCCGATCATGCTCGGCGGCTCCCTGCTGTTCGCGCTCCTGCTGCACGAACGGGTGGGCCGCGCAAGCGGCGCGCTCCGTCTTATCTACTTCCTCCCCGGTGCGGTGACCGGGTCTGCGGCGGTCCTCCTCTGGTACTTCATGCTGCAGCCGGATCTCAGCCCCTTCGCTCCGCTCCTGCACGCCATGGGATGGCACAACACCAACGACGTCTTTACCAACGCACACTTGCCGTTCATCTTTGCGACGATCGCGTTCATGACCGGGGTCGGCTCGTGGATCGTGATCATGTTCGGCGCGCTGCAGGCGATCGACCTCGACGTCATTGAAGCCGCTCGCGTCGACGGTGCCGGACCCATCCGCATCGCGATGTCCATCAAGCTTCCGCTGATCGGCAAGTACATCGTGTACATGCTCATCCTCTGCTTCGCGGGGGCGGTTCAGATCTTCGTCGAGCCGTCGCTCTTCTACGGGATCACCCAAGCCGGCTCGAACTGGTGGTCGCTCAACCAGCTGGGTTACGTCTTCGCGTTCCAGCAGGGCCAGTTCGGGCAGGCCGCGACGGTCTCCGTCATCCTGCTCGTCGTCTCGACGGTCGTCGCCCTTCTCTTCGTGCAACGCTCCCGGTTCTTCCAGACGGAGGCAGACTGA